ttgtttttccagctgcctcattttttttccactcctcATCATCAAGTTGATCCTTAATATTtgctttccatttgttccatTCAGCATTCGTCCAGTCACGTAACTTGTATTTATTATAGTCTAACCATTTCTGGAATTGCTTATTCATGTGGtgctttccttcacttttcaCCCATTTATTCCATTGGTTATCATTCCAGTTTTGTGTGGATTGCAAGAAATCCGATTTGCAGTCTCTATCGATGTTTCCTGTATAACTCATCCATCTTTTTTCTAAGTATTTACAGAATTTTTGAAGTTcatcttctttctctttggTCCATTCGTACCTTTGGGTATGCATGGCACCTTTGTATCCTGAAAAATCTTTCTTAGCTTGCTTTATCCATTCGTTCCagtcttttatttttgctccTTCACTAACTTCTGTATTCAATGCATATGGTCCATTGGTTGATGTTGGTCCAACACCATTAACTCCATCATCCTTTAATGGATTAAGAGAATTTTGTCCAGAAAGGCCTGATGTATCTTCATCTGTATCCCAACCtccttctttcactttttctcctccaaatGCTCCACTTTTAAGATCTTTATAACCATCTTTCGCTACTTCCGTTTCCTAAAAAGCacgattttttaaaaaaaaaaaaaatatcattagTACGttacaaatataaaaaaggaaaaatgaacacacaTAAGTGTTTGACAACATGTACGCGATGATAATTGTGCTCACAATATTTCATGCAATACACATTTTACGTATACATTACACgtatttttctatatttataattcttttcttttttatagtACCGCAGCGGAAGCATAGAAGCTTATATCAAAATTGGGTGACAAAACATATAAGGATccagataaaaataaaacggtAGGTAACAATCtcatttggaaaaagaatTACAAAGTTAAGATGTTATTTATATTGCTATAATTTAACGGAAAGAAAACACCTTCGGAAGAAATTCAAATATATAGttatcttctcttcctttataCGTTTTTCCGGTATTCTCTAAGTTACAATTTTTAAtaagaatgaaagaaaattagtcttttttaaaaaaaaaaaaaataatataaattattttgtaaatcctaattacaattaaaaaaaaaaaaaatcaaatattATTagttttataaaatatttcgaatattttttttaagaaatttatttaaataatattttagaattatcttttataaaaatataagatattatattgaaaaaaaaattttttttttcttttttctataaTTTTGGCaagtaaataaagaaagaaaaaaaaaaaggcagctAACAAAAAAGGCAGctaacaaaaaaaggcagctaacaaaaaaaggcagctaacaaaaaatgaaagaggaCAAGAATTTTAACTAAATATTATGTAGACTGGCACGCAAAattacaacattattctcatatataataatttctTAACCGATAttcattaaaatataaaactattttaaataaattaatgcatttttttcagtaaattattattatttttttttttatcgtatATTTAAAGTTCTATCAACGCATCATGCTTTCAGCTTAAAAGAATAAGAGAAAATTGCATTATACTgagtaataataaaattataggGTAATGcagtattttaaaaatattttatttttacctttatAAATTCAAGTTTAGAATTGTCCAGTAAAACAATATGCAATTGCTGTCCTCATTTTTAAAGTGATTTTTTTCAGTTCTCTTAATTTTTCTATAACTATTCTGATATtagtaaaataatatattatataaagATAAAacgtaattttttatatgcttATTATCGCAATATTAATTTCTGTTTGCGaccttttaaaattgttcttGACAACTATATATGaatgtaatatttttcattatgtaaaaaaaattactctttttcatatgaacaggagtcaaatgaaaaatatattaattttgtaCGGTTTTGAATATAGCGTTTAATGTTTAtttaaaatagaaaaaattagtGATGAGTCGATGAGATTAGTTCTTGTTTATGCTAATACAGAAAAAGCTAGTAAAGGGGCAAGTAAAATAAAGTTTTAAAGTCGTATGATAtatatcatttatttttgtatacttttcttttttaccatcctctattgcttttttttttataatagtAATGAAATTTTATTAGAGAAATTTTCGAGTGATGTGAATCCTTTGATCTAAGGTTTGTCTCATTTTCAAAGCCTGTATGGTTGTTTGAATAAGCACATTTTATTAATACATTTTCATGTTCCTTCTATGGTttctttgaaaattttttgaaatgtTCACACattcaaaaagaagaatttgtaaaaagggaaaaatagaaTTAAAACTAAATTGcatgaataaaataagaatttTTAACACtgcatgaaaaataaaaacaaattgcagaaaaaatttgcatgattatataatataaaaaaaggaaaaaaaaaaaaaagaaattcttacattcgaaaaatattacaaaattataatttctttaatttcaatttttgcccttttatttcatttattttagaaaagaataattaaaaatgtccAAATTGGGGTGTCACTTTTCTCTTAATTGTTTTTTAGTTAATTTATTCTACTGTTTGTATTGTTTTGTCTTACTATTTGTTAATTATAATTTACCCCAatcaaaaatattaatattcttggaaaatggaagaatttGTCTATTCTTCTTATTCTGTATACAATTTTGTTAACATATTTTCTAGTTAAATTTTAACATAAAATATGAAAGGATAATgaaaccatttttttaaaagacaaTTTTCTGTTCAATTATatgaaagaattttttaaaattagaGATTGTCATTCGattgaataaaaatatattttggcgtaaaaatatgtaaaaaaatgaaaattgaaaaaattaacaaaaagttCTTCATATAAAACATtaatacttttcttttttttttcaaaaggctGTAAAGCGATAGCATTTTTAAAGTATGATCAAATTTTAATACAGCTCTTGTTATGTTTAATATATCACTGTGTCGATAAAACCAAAAACGtcttattccatttttatgtacatttttataaaatactAAAAGTGCTGTCTAAATTTACAATTGGTGtaaacttttttattattcatacaCTATCTTTTTACATAACTTCCATTACAGTGAATATTACTAATCTGTAAAAATTGTGTTTCTTCGTAATTATTCTTCATATTATTACCCACATGTTTGTCTTTCAAACATTAGTAAGGGTAAATGTGAAAATACAACATTCGAGTGTGTCCATAGCTCCTATTAGATTAAAAATTCCGACCTAAAAGCACGTATGTACTACTCGCATATATGCCTATAACGGAACTAGATGTTTAACTAAGGAATTATTATCACTAGAATACATAGGAATTCTACCATTTCTTAAGTCAAAATTAATCATCCTCGAAAAAATAGTAATGAATAAAATACCTACTATAAATAACACTTTTACGGTGTCTTAAAACTTCcttataaagaaaaaaagaatagagaaagaaaatcaTTACATGGGCCCACGCCCCTTCTTATGTCATCCCGCTACTatgataaaattatattatttttttgccttatgTAATATAACTTTATCGTTGAAAATGTAAGAACTCTTTCGTATTACTAGTGTAGAAGCGCATGTAGAAGCACATGTAGAAGGATTTGtgaatatataatttataccttttaaaaaaagtaataataaaattctttttattttattttatttttacaaagtaAACATCCATAAAATATGGATTCTATTCTCCATCTTAATTCGTGATATTTACAAGAAgtattgcattttttttttatcatttctttattttcataatcacaataatttccttctttcattcttacATTTGGAATTGTATACCCCATTAATAGCCTGTTTGGTCCTATTCTCAATGTGCTATTGACAATGTTTTCATCTCTACACCATAATGTTGTATAAATGCTTGACTAAATTTAAGAGCAAAAATTGataatgtaaatatattacaCGTCTTCATCCTTATAATAAGATTCTTCTTTTAAGGAAAGACAATTAAACAGATGAATGTATAAATTCTTCTATACtgttatttatatattatactttACAAAAAGCATGCCCATTATAATATTAGACCAGTGATGGCAAAGGTTCTAATAAAAGGGGATGATCTATttgtttttgtgtgtgtgtgcttttgttgcatattttcttcacttagagattattaaattaattaaaattatagAAAAGGTATTAGATGTGTTTGTTTatattgttcctttttctttcttgattatatacataaatatccCCTAAAATGAAGCATCCACCTGTTGTGTATGATTTATGTTTTCGAAAATTCGAAATATGGTACTTgcatttattaaaatatgAAATAATAGAATAATATAATGaagcaaaatattttcagaataataaaaaaacattaatGGACCACTTTAAAACTTCGAAAATAACAATAttgttaattaaaataatattatttattcacATTCTAACGCCAAATTCAAATGCACGCATAATAAATATCTGTACATTTGTGTGTGCTCCCCCCAAAACAGAATTtcaaaatagaaataaaaataaaaataaaacaaataaatatattaatggaATACTTCTATTTTATCTTCAAATACTGAAGATAAGTCATGTACATAAAATCACTCATAAACCCTCCTTCCTATGCAAATgttacttaaaaaatatggataatcaaaaatatattattttcattcttcatAACGATTGAAGCACTTAGGGAAATTACCCATCGTgatatttaattaaaaatcaCCTTTTCATAGTTATTTCCATAACCGGaaaagtgatgaaaaaaaaaaaaaaaattaacattgaAATTATTACATAGAATTATATACTTACAAATAAATACCAAAATGTCCATGTTTAGCACATTTTCGTCTATAACCGACttaagaaaattataagAAGGTCGGTCTAAGgatatgtttttttaaatggtcctattttaatttcttcttcttttcgggGAACCtaaattttgcatttttcctttcctaaTTTCGTAATATGGACAAACATTATTTCAAGCAATGTTgtattaaaaattataacgGAATTGTGATATACGACTTTCTTAAGATGAATTATATATGATAACTTCCTACattctattatttttatataatacATGGTATTGTATTAATTAGCTGTAGTCCTGCATACCGTAgttcatatataaaaaaaaaagttccttcTAACATATTTTATCTTTCATTTATTGTAATTTAATAATATGCGTTCTGCATAACTCTTTAACTGATGcagaaatatattatattatgaataaataaaaaattaggatgaagaataataatatgCCGAAAGAATTATACTGTATTGCGAAacagttgtaaaaaaaagtcaaTATAGAAATTACTAATCTGCTTTGTTCTTATCTATAAATTTGTCCCATATGaacgtaaaaataattaatttccttttcacgAAAATTGCTGCGTTTGCCTTTGTGTTAAGTATTTGGAATTTTTCCTATGAGGTACGAGAAGCGAACAACTTTGCGAAATTCGCGtagtataatatatatatatatatatatatatatatatatatatatatatatggttaTTTTAATTCATGTATTTGTTATAATGCGCGTTTATTTAagcaaaattttaattcgCTCTAAAAATAAGCTTCTTAATAATTTTCTGAATCATGTATCCTTTCATTTTAGACATTTAGCTTCACTAATCAGcataatggaagaagaatcaGACAGAACGGCATACTATTAGGTGCTGGAACAAGGAGGTTGCTCTTTGGGGAATGCAACGTAGTAAAAGAAACAGacgatatttttttaaaaggaaggactgtaaaaatattaaagaaAGATAGTAATGAAATTTCCAGTCGCTTAGATGCTTTaataaaagatgaaaattttagAAACCAATCAAAATTTTGGACACACTATAACCATGCACAAAGGACCCCTAATGCATTAATGCGCGATGATCGTTCTCAAAGTGTACTTAGCCTTTCAAGTTTtggtgaaaattttaaaataccATTATATGAATTAAAACGAAGTATCTCTGAAGATAGCATATTTCCTGATTCAGGAGTGTATAATTCTTTCCAAAGTATCAACCATATATCGAATGACAGTCTTGACAGCTGTGGGCTAGGTGtactgaaaaatgaaaaatgcctTACAATGATAGATGCTATAAGTGAACAAAAAGAATTCGAGAAGTTAATACAGGAGCATAGATTCAAGAAAATTATCGAACCTGGCATATATGgatttttaaagaaaattgaTAGAAAAGTCGAGTCAGAAATGTTAAATATCATGAAGGGGGATTTTGGTTATGATAATAATAAGGCAGACAGAGCTATATGCAAAAATcgatataaaaaattgcttaagtatataaaaaaatatagaatatTTTTACCTCTTATAGTTTTTGGTGCGATTGCTATAGTACTTATGCCATATGTATTATTTTGTAATATTCTGATTTTTACTACTAcatcttcattttcactCTTTCATTTATATATGGTATCATTGGCATCATCTTTTTTCTTGAGCATTTACTACCagaataaatatgaaaaatgcAGTAAAATTATAGgacgttttttaaaatataggAAAGATCctagtttaaaaaaaaaaattccaccagcaatatatttttcttagagatttctaaatttttttttgtcgtaatataagtatatatttgCAACAGTATATATTCAAGGGGATCAGTATGTTTAAGTGTGTATTTAATAGAGCTGTGTCATATATGatacatttatttaattttcattctattcaaaaatgaaattcgTTTaacagtattttttttttttttttagttttctAATGCATGTTTGGTATTATCATTTGAAcgttttatttaaattaataTGCACAATTCatgtatgaaaaaatatactataaaaaagaaattcctTTATGCTATTATATATTTGCATGAAACGAACATAAATATTCATGTACCTGTTTCAAAATGTTATACACCAAGTTTAATTTGTATTAataatccttctttttttattttattaatacttttaaaaacatttaaagaaataaatagtATAAATTATACTACTTTGACTACTACTTTTGTCCATAATGaattcatacatatataagaACATTATCAGAATGGATgctttttcgaaaatatatttttacatgtatttttaacataatttgatcatatatataaaggtgAGAAATATTATCCTTATCATGTGCTATATTTGTAACGAAATTATCACATTTATTTCGTGAGCTGAAAGCATGCACAACTTTAATAATGtgtttacatttatttttttataacttttCTTGtctatatgaaaaaaaaaaaaaaaaaaatgtgcccaCCAAGATTAAATTATgtaatattataaaatgattatatgcacatgtataaatGTAACTATTCTATTTATATTCCAATAATGCaaacgaaaggaaaaaacttcGTGGACCATAGCTTCATATTCGCACGTTAACTGTTTAAAATATTGAAATTCGTCCTCGCAGAATAATTAATGACACATGCATTAAAGCAATGTTGCTGCGCTTGGCGATGTTTTAacttaaaataattattttttcctctttgccATTCTAGCATCTTtctattttcccattttataatatttttcttaaacGCGATTATACAAGCAGTAGTATTGATAAAATAGCTTATAATATtgttatatgtatatataattaaatgcGAAACTATaagtattttaaaaaaatatatattattttctatATAATCCTTTTATTTAGACAAATTACCATTCCTTTTATAATAATTCTTATGATACGTATATGTGGACAGAAttgaaattttattcttaggACTAGTGTATTAAtaaatatagaaaagaagaatgcaatttttttttttttttttaaatattaaatttccgtttttatattttaatttgcaAACATTTAAGAAAGTAATTTTGCGTTATATTTTGCaataaatttcttcctcctcctatTTTAAGTGCGTGAATTGAGGAAATTTTCTATccaaaatagaaaataaaatggaacaaaaaaataatttaacaaaaatgtgtgctTTATAATTGAATACTTTACTATAAGTtatggaaataaataaaaaatagggcCATACTGATTATTTAAttctatacatttttttttttttctttctttaaagATTAAAAATCTATGAAAGCCAAAATAacgtaaaaagaaaataaatgtcTTGCGCCTGTGGGATTATTACTTTTATTAAGAACTATTTATAAATTATAATATATGAGATCCATTCCTTtctattcatttttaatgaaaaaattaaaaaaacatttgtagaatatatttttcttaaatgcGCAATTTGTAAATGGAATGCTCTAATTTtacttattttccttttatgaCCATTAAGACGTAACGTGGTCCATACTATGAttaattcataaaaaaatagagaaagtgCGCTGTATAGAATTATTTAATTACTACATTATATAAATTAAGTGTagtaattaatttttttatttaacataTATTTCTTCGCATTTAGCCAATCGTATATTTTATAATCtgcatatttttgcaaatcaCACCCTGTGTGCACTtcctattcattttttccctccttctttccattaaaaatattatttgttttgtcttatttttaccattttttgcaGTTTGATAAGGAGCTTTATATTATTCATAATAAGTAAGAAAAACattagcatattttttttttttttttttttggtatcaTATTTCAAAACNNNNNNNNNNNNNNNNNNNNNNNNNNNNNNNNNNNNNNNNNNNNNNNNNNNNNNNNNNNNNNNNNNNNNNNNNNNNNNNNNNNNNNNNNNNNNNNNNNNNatttttttttttttttttttttggtatcaTATTTGAAAgcataaaattttcacatttcaTAACGATTCTTTTAAACAGATCAATTAACGTTTCAACAATATTTCaatgcaaaatttttaaccaATTAATTAATGTACAAATgacatttccccctttggttATATACTTTTTACAGTTACAGGGAATGCTGTACGATTTACATAAAAACCTTAAAAATAATCATAAATAATTAAACAAttccaaaatttttccttaaccTTAGGCAAAATGTGCTAACACGTTCACCCAATGCTTCATAACTTCATTTATACGAAAAATtcatcattcatttttattttttaaacgtAATAAAATTtctaaataaatatatataattttcagCAATTTTTTAAGTAGTAGTTTGTGTTACCTTGTTTTAAattaattccattttttcaaaaaaagttgtaaaaaatattaaattttaACCTTCCCGCACAATATGTTGATCTATTTTGTGCACACATTAATATAacgcaaaataaaaagaaaattacattagaaaaaaatttaaaggaattaaataaattatttatattttgaatatatatatttatatatagaattttttcttttttttacttttataaatttttataattttaattttttatgttaatttttaacTTGTGTATTTgataaatgaattaaaaacatTTGTACGCTGTgttttttacatatttttttatgttatacTATTAGTACATATGAAATTTAAGTTTATTATATAAATAGCAAGGTTATTCTGCGATGCAATTATAATTGCTAAAACTAATAGACTATTTCTTACTTATCTGAAATATTCCTACACCACTCTTACTacacaaatatattatatatatatatatatatattttttaatttttaaaaaatagcgAACAACAGTAACGCTTGCTTGCTAAGTGATATAACCTAATTTCTATATGAATAAGCAAtagaaagcagaaaaaatctatatattattatagtactcattttccatttctgtaACAACcaatgtataaaaaaaaaaaaaaaagaatcaaaTAAAATCCATGAACCTATGAACATTTGAATTAAACATTGATGACTTATGTATAGATGCATAGCactaatttatatataattaaatacTGTTCCTATAAACATTTTTGGTTGCGTTCTCCATAGAATCAATTCTTACAGAACAGAGTCGCAACAGTACttgaataaaatattttttagttAATTCCGCTTTCACTTTAGTTACAAcgttttttattaaataacAACAAAGATAATAATAAAACGCTTtatgttttgtttttaattttttttttttgtatttcactttttacgtatattatttttttttttttttagtccCTGATAATTAATGTTTAGTTTTCCTTATAATATCAATTTAAATACATGTGTAAACATGAAATGTACACAGACTAATGTGCATTATATTATTAGATGCACTCATATTTACAGACAGTTCCTTTTAGTGTAAAATtagttatttatttatctttAAAATGTATGCAAGGACATGAACAGAGAAGGcgaatatataaatgtgtatATGGCAAAATTCGTTTTTCTACTGATATTTTATAATAACATTCAGAATTAAGTTCAATGCGTACATTATCGAAGATGAAAATAatcctccttctttcatATATACCAAGCATGGTGATTATTTTATCCTCCGCTTCAGAGATCAAACCTTCTTTAAGTCAGGTAAGCTAAAAAGTAGCATAAAGATGTTGGTAATGTAATACATATCCATTCTGCTTAAATATCAATAtttgaatggaaaaaaatgtgcatacatatttgtatatctgtatgtgtttttttttttttctttttccctctaaCTTTTGTAGTACTTTAAGAAACATAAGACAAATGTAAAAACGAAGAGCTGTGCAGGGAGCACCACTTTACAGAGCCCTGACTTAATGGATATGCAAGAAGAATGGAAAGAGGATCAGTGGGATGATTTTATGAGGGAAACGGATAAAGACTGGGAAAATTTCAAAGTGACTATGCATAATCTGACTTCTTCatggtttgaaaaaaaagaattggaATGGGAAGGATGGATAAAAGCAATGAAAAATAGATGGGAATATTTCAACAAAAATATGGATGAAGCTGTACTTAATGTCATCAAAAATTCTTTAAAGTGGACAGATaatgaatggagaaaatggaTTATATTTGTGAAAAGTAAATCCGAGGAACCTGTTGAAACTTCGGGAGATGAATATATACTTGATGCTTTTAGCCAAAATATCAATTGGACAAATGAGCAATGGAAAGAGTGGATTAAGACAGTAATGAGAGAATCTATGGAGAAGGATTGGGGATATTGGATTGATGAAGATCAATACAAATTATATAATTGGATGATGGAAAATTTtgataaatggaaaaatagaagaatgaagatatggaaaaggaaaaagtggaatgtTGAAGAAGACGAGTATTGGGCTAATTGGGAAGAGAGGAAACAAAAGAATAAATCGAAAAAAGAtaatgaaagagaaaattggTATATATGGAAAGAAAGAACGGATAGGGAACAGCGCCAATGGGATACGTATATTGAaatgaggaaagaagaatttttaaGTCAAGATATCATAGAAtggataaaatggaaaactgAGAAGACCGAAATGTTTGAGaattggaaggaaaatatacttGCCAAATGGATAAAGGAGAAGCAATGGTATGTGTGGACCtgtaagaaaaaacaagtatttagaagaaaattatactAACAAAAAACGTTTAatccaaaaaattaaggaaatgaaatgaatgaGAAAAGGGTAATGTCATATTTTAATACAACTACGGAAGCATAATTACAACAAGTGATCCCGCagacaaaaggaagaaatagggGAGGAAGTAGCATAGAAAGACttcctaaaaaaaataaaaattatcatatATTGTGAATTTCTTCAAATACATATTagcttcttccataaatagAACACagatagaaagaaaagaagaataaccGAATAGTCtctaaaaaaatggcacagaaAA
This DNA window, taken from Plasmodium knowlesi strain H genome assembly, chromosome: 13, encodes the following:
- a CDS encoding tryptophan-rich antigen; translated protein: MRLLPTVLFLSGSLYVLSPNFDISFYASAAETEVAKDGYKDLKSGAFGGEKVKEGGWDTDEDTSGLSGQNSLNPLKDDGVNGVGPTSTNGPYALNTEVSEGAKIKDWNEWIKQAKKDFSGYKGAMHTQRYEWTKEKEDELQKFCKYLEKRWMSYTGNIDRDCKSDFLQSTQNWNDNQWNKWVKSEGKHHMNKQFQKWLDYNKYKLRDWTNAEWNKWKANIKDQLDDEEWKKNEAAGKTKEWIKCTAKMEKDCLKKTKKHCKNWEKKANSSFRKWEGDFTKKWTSNKQWNSWCKELEGQV
- a CDS encoding tryptophan-rich antigen, whose product is MRTLSKMKIILLLSYIPSMVIILSSASEIKPSLSQYFKKHKTNVKTKSCAGSTTLQSPDLMDMQEEWKEDQWDDFMRETDKDWENFKVTMHNLTSSWFEKKELEWEGWIKAMKNRWEYFNKNMDEAVLNVIKNSLKWTDNEWRKWIIFVKSKSEEPVETSGDEYILDAFSQNINWTNEQWKEWIKTVMRESMEKDWGYWIDEDQYKLYNWMMENFDKWKNRRMKIWKRKKWNVEEDEYWANWEERKQKNKSKKDNERENWYIWKERTDREQRQWDTYIEMRKEEFLSQDIIEWIKWKTEKTEMFENWKENILAKWIKEKQWYVWTCKKKQVFRRKLY